One Mycolicibacterium sarraceniae genomic window carries:
- a CDS encoding condensation domain-containing protein: MQIGKISIGTIDDWSPRPGVVTSWRPTSAAMEKARQAPVSSVPVSYMQGQHIRGVYEQDAAGLDYSRQIIATCEVPGQCDISAMTQALNAYLRRHDTYRSWFEYSGSGDIVRRTIADAVDIEFEPVEFGEMAAEDARKHIVDIPTPLEWGCFSFGVVQSADHFDFYASIDHVHGDAALIGITMLEAHGMYTSLTLTGQPMPLPEAGSFDDFCRQEHHASADLTVDSPEVRAWIEFAENNNGTLPEFPLPLGNPREPTVADMVGDMIMDAAQTARFEAACTAAGVRFVGGLFACTAMTDHEFTGAATYYGLTPRDTRRTTDNFTTQGWFTGLVPITVPIAATSFGEAAWAAQTSFDTGVRLARVPYYRVLELAPWLDKPSPNFPVSNFLHGGAAPLNAVLAAADMGYSNNIGIYSDGRFSYQLTIYIFRYEAGTAMSVMFPDNPIAQKSVGRYIAAMKSVCGRVADGGHW; the protein is encoded by the coding sequence TTGCAAATCGGGAAGATTTCGATCGGCACAATCGATGATTGGTCGCCGAGACCCGGTGTGGTGACGTCGTGGCGGCCGACAAGTGCCGCCATGGAAAAGGCTCGGCAAGCCCCGGTCAGTTCGGTGCCTGTCAGCTATATGCAGGGTCAGCATATTCGCGGCGTCTACGAGCAGGACGCCGCCGGGCTCGACTATTCACGCCAAATCATCGCTACCTGCGAAGTGCCAGGTCAATGCGATATTTCCGCCATGACTCAAGCCCTGAACGCGTATTTGCGCCGCCATGACACATATCGGAGTTGGTTTGAATACTCCGGTTCCGGCGATATTGTCCGGCGCACGATCGCCGATGCCGTGGATATTGAATTTGAGCCTGTTGAATTCGGCGAGATGGCCGCCGAAGACGCGCGCAAACATATCGTCGATATTCCGACTCCACTGGAATGGGGTTGCTTTTCCTTCGGGGTTGTCCAGAGCGCGGATCACTTCGATTTCTATGCCAGTATCGACCACGTCCACGGAGACGCGGCGTTGATCGGAATCACCATGCTGGAAGCGCACGGCATGTACACGTCGTTGACGCTGACCGGTCAGCCGATGCCCTTGCCGGAGGCCGGCAGCTTCGACGACTTTTGTCGCCAGGAGCACCACGCGAGCGCGGATCTGACCGTCGATTCGCCGGAGGTTCGGGCCTGGATTGAGTTTGCCGAGAACAACAATGGGACGCTGCCGGAGTTCCCGCTGCCGCTGGGCAACCCGCGGGAGCCGACGGTCGCCGACATGGTCGGCGATATGATCATGGACGCCGCACAGACTGCGCGATTCGAAGCCGCCTGCACGGCGGCCGGAGTCCGCTTCGTTGGTGGCCTGTTCGCCTGCACGGCAATGACGGATCACGAATTCACGGGTGCGGCAACATATTACGGACTCACGCCGAGAGATACCCGCAGGACCACCGACAACTTCACCACCCAGGGGTGGTTCACCGGTCTGGTCCCGATCACCGTCCCGATCGCCGCGACGTCATTCGGTGAAGCCGCCTGGGCGGCGCAGACGTCGTTCGACACCGGCGTGAGGCTGGCCAGGGTTCCGTATTACCGGGTGCTGGAGTTGGCGCCGTGGTTGGACAAGCCGTCGCCGAACTTCCCGGTCTCGAACTTTCTGCACGGCGGCGCCGCGCCGCTCAACGCTGTGCTCGCCGCCGCTGACATGGGCTACTCGAACAATATCGGCATCTACTCCGACGGCCGGTTCTCCTATCAGCTGACGATCTATATATTCCGGTACGAGGCCGGTACCGCGATGTCGGTGATGTTCCCGGACAACCCGATCGCCCAGAAGTCGGTCGGTCGGTACATAGCAGCGATGAAATCGGTGTGCGGGCGGGTCGCCGACGGCGGACATTGGTGA
- a CDS encoding MMPL/RND family transporter, translated as MRRLADCVVRWPWAVIGLWLVLAAALPLTFPSLNDMAQKHPLAMLPGDAPSSVAARQMTEAFKEPGGDDLLLVVLTDERGLNPTHEATYRKLVTALREDQHDVVMLQDFVETPALRSFLTSKDNKSWVVPVGLVGALGTPESYAAYNRVANIVKQNTAGSPLEVHLTGPAATVADLTVAGQNDRLPIEIAIAVLVLTVLLIVYRNPITMLLPLIGIGASLVIAQSAVAGLSNLTGLGVSNQAIILLSAMIAGAGTDYAVFLISRYHDFVRLGESSDDAVRHALGSVGKVISASAATIGITFLGVSFAKMGVFSTVGVSSAIGVGVAYLAALTLLPAIIAVAGPRGWITPRRELTARWWRRSGIRIVRRPRVHLVASVLILILLASSVGLAKYNYDDRKAVAPGDPSSVGYTALERHFDLNQSIPSYVVVRSPRDLRNPQALADLEQMAERIAQVPNIKLVSGITRPMGDVPQEFRATYQAGLVGDRLGTGSAMIGANMNDLNRLAGGANTLATNLGDVRVQVNGIATSLQSVVDAFAALRGQYSGDTLVKNVEVAAKLVNAVNRLGNSMGINVQAAKDLFGWVGPVLVALHGNAVCDLDPSCAETRGHFQALVDARNNGTLDEINSLAAQLQSMQDRQSLDATLRQLGDAFGKLQKVMHTMGLDSPGGAQAGTTKLRQGADRAASGSREVAGGVDQVVDQIKLMRTGLDQAAAFLLSMKQNAASPAMAGFNIPPEVLDLPDFKMAAKMFISPDGHSVRYLVLTKLDPFSADAMDQVNAISDAARSAQPNTSLSDATISMGGYPAALRDTRDYYQKDIRFIIAVTMIVVLLTLMLLLRAVIAPLYLVGSVVLSYFAALGVGVLVFQCLLHQQLHWTVPPLAFVVLVAVGADYNLLFASRLRDESFSGTRYGVIRTLSSTGGVITAAGLIFAASMWGLLFSSIGTVVQGGFVIGVGILLDTFLVRTVTVPAVATLVGKANWWPSRLKSQGSKA; from the coding sequence GTGCGACGACTAGCAGACTGTGTAGTGCGCTGGCCGTGGGCGGTGATCGGGCTGTGGCTTGTGTTGGCGGCGGCGCTGCCTTTGACGTTCCCGAGTCTCAACGACATGGCTCAGAAACACCCATTGGCCATGCTGCCGGGCGATGCCCCGTCCAGCGTGGCGGCCCGGCAGATGACCGAAGCGTTTAAAGAACCCGGCGGCGACGACCTACTGCTGGTGGTTCTGACCGATGAGCGCGGCCTGAATCCCACGCACGAGGCGACCTACCGCAAGCTGGTTACGGCGCTGCGCGAAGACCAGCACGACGTCGTGATGTTGCAGGACTTCGTCGAAACACCCGCGCTGCGTTCGTTTTTGACGAGCAAGGACAACAAGTCGTGGGTTGTCCCGGTGGGGCTGGTGGGTGCGCTCGGCACCCCGGAGTCCTATGCCGCCTACAACCGGGTGGCCAATATCGTCAAACAGAACACCGCCGGGAGCCCGCTGGAAGTTCACCTGACGGGCCCGGCTGCCACCGTCGCCGATCTCACCGTCGCCGGTCAAAATGACCGGCTGCCAATCGAAATCGCGATCGCGGTTCTGGTGCTAACCGTTCTGCTGATCGTGTACCGCAACCCGATCACCATGCTGCTGCCGTTGATCGGGATCGGGGCATCGCTGGTGATCGCGCAATCCGCGGTCGCCGGGCTGTCCAACCTGACCGGGTTGGGGGTATCGAACCAGGCGATCATTCTGCTGAGCGCGATGATTGCCGGCGCCGGAACGGATTACGCGGTCTTTTTGATCAGCCGCTATCACGACTTCGTGCGGCTCGGGGAAAGCTCTGACGATGCTGTGCGGCACGCACTCGGCTCGGTGGGCAAGGTGATCAGTGCATCCGCTGCCACCATCGGTATCACGTTCCTGGGCGTCAGCTTCGCCAAGATGGGGGTGTTCTCCACCGTCGGTGTGTCCTCGGCGATCGGTGTCGGGGTGGCCTACCTCGCCGCCCTCACCCTGCTGCCGGCCATCATCGCCGTCGCCGGGCCGCGCGGGTGGATCACGCCGCGGCGTGAGCTCACCGCGCGGTGGTGGCGGCGGTCGGGTATCCGCATCGTGCGCCGGCCGAGGGTACACCTGGTCGCCAGCGTGCTGATCCTGATCCTGCTGGCCAGCAGTGTGGGGTTGGCGAAATACAACTATGACGATCGCAAGGCGGTGGCCCCCGGGGACCCGAGTTCGGTCGGCTACACCGCCCTGGAACGCCATTTCGACCTCAACCAGTCCATTCCCTCTTACGTTGTGGTCCGCTCGCCCCGTGATCTGCGCAACCCACAGGCCCTCGCGGATCTGGAGCAGATGGCCGAGCGCATCGCTCAGGTGCCGAACATCAAGTTGGTCAGCGGCATCACCCGGCCGATGGGTGACGTGCCGCAGGAGTTCCGGGCCACCTACCAGGCGGGCCTGGTCGGTGATCGGCTGGGCACCGGCTCGGCGATGATCGGTGCGAACATGAACGACCTCAATCGCCTTGCTGGCGGGGCCAATACCCTCGCCACCAACCTCGGCGACGTGCGCGTTCAGGTGAACGGGATCGCCACCAGCCTGCAGAGCGTGGTGGACGCGTTCGCAGCGCTCAGGGGTCAATACAGCGGCGACACACTCGTCAAGAATGTCGAAGTCGCTGCCAAGCTCGTCAACGCGGTCAACCGGCTGGGTAATTCGATGGGCATCAATGTCCAGGCGGCCAAGGACCTGTTCGGTTGGGTGGGCCCGGTTTTGGTGGCGTTGCACGGTAACGCGGTTTGTGACCTCGATCCGTCCTGTGCCGAAACTCGGGGCCACTTCCAGGCGCTGGTCGACGCGCGCAATAACGGCACGCTCGACGAGATCAACTCTCTGGCAGCGCAATTGCAGTCGATGCAGGACCGCCAGTCCCTCGATGCGACGCTGCGCCAGCTCGGCGATGCGTTCGGCAAATTGCAGAAGGTCATGCACACCATGGGGCTGGACTCGCCGGGCGGCGCCCAGGCCGGCACCACGAAACTTCGCCAGGGCGCCGATCGCGCCGCCAGCGGGAGCCGCGAAGTGGCCGGCGGGGTGGATCAGGTCGTCGACCAGATCAAGCTGATGCGAACCGGACTCGATCAGGCCGCCGCGTTCCTGCTGTCGATGAAGCAGAACGCCGCCAGCCCGGCGATGGCCGGATTCAACATTCCACCCGAAGTCCTCGACCTGCCCGATTTCAAGATGGCCGCCAAGATGTTCATCTCGCCCGACGGGCATTCGGTGCGGTATCTGGTGCTCACTAAACTCGATCCGTTCAGCGCCGACGCGATGGATCAGGTCAACGCGATCAGCGATGCGGCGCGCAGCGCACAGCCGAACACCAGCCTGTCGGACGCCACGATCTCGATGGGCGGTTATCCCGCCGCGTTGCGTGACACGCGGGATTACTACCAGAAGGACATCCGATTCATCATCGCGGTCACGATGATCGTGGTGCTCTTGACGTTGATGCTGCTGCTGCGGGCGGTGATCGCACCGCTGTATCTGGTTGGCTCCGTGGTGCTTTCGTACTTCGCCGCGCTGGGTGTCGGGGTGCTGGTCTTCCAGTGTCTGCTCCACCAGCAGCTGCACTGGACGGTCCCGCCGCTGGCCTTCGTCGTGCTTGTCGCCGTCGGAGCCGACTACAACCTGCTGTTCGCATCCCGATTGCGGGACGAATCCTTCAGCGGCACGCGCTACGGCGTCATCCGGACGTTGTCGTCGACCGGCGGCGTGATCACCGCGGCAGGTCTGATCTTCGCGGCCTCGATGTGGGGCCTGCTGTTCTCCAGCATCGGTACCGTTGTGCAGGGCGGGTTCGTCATCGGCGTCGGGATCCTGCTGGACACATTCCTGGTGCGGACGGTCACGGTGCCCGCTGTGGCTACTCTGGTCGGAAAGGCGAACTGGTGGCCGTCACGATTGAAGTCGCAGGGGAGTAAGGCATGA